Below is a genomic region from Flammeovirgaceae bacterium SG7u.111.
TATGTTCAGGGCTTTCAAGTCGGCTGGTTTTAATTTGGAAGATACCCATATTACTGATTATGAAAGATTAGACACCCTGATAAAAGTCATTTCCATTGCTTTTGTTTGGTCTTACAGCGTAGGCATTTACCTTAATGATTGTGTCAAAAAAATAGCAATTAAAAACCACGGCAGGAGGGCCGTAAGCTTCTTTACTTACGGGCTTGATTTCCTTACCAATGCTTTTATCAATACAATTAGAAACGACATCAAAATCGCTTTTAAGATTTTTTTGTCATGTACTTAGAAAAAGGATTTATCTCCTAACTTGATTTCTACAACCATTTGAGCACCCGTTGAGCTTACCCAATTTGGCAAATTTTCTGATTTGCTAATGAGAGAGTAAGCGCCAGAAGGAGCCATTTTAGTCAGTGAAGATGCTTGATAAACCATATTATCTTTTACTATGGAAATGTGACCTATTTTCATAGTACTATCTATATCAGTTTTGTTATCTTTTACAAATTCTGCGAAAACATCTAGCTGATTTTCAATATTGAGTAAATACCCATTGAGGGTATATTTTTCATCATTGATTAAAATCTCCTCTGGTGCAGCAATTAATGATTGTACATCGATATCATCATTAGTTGAACAGCTCTCAAATAGTAGGGCTACAGTCAATAACAATAAAATTTGAATAAAATTTTCTTTCATGAGAAACGACTATTTAGGTTTGGTTTAAATCTATTTTATGTTATAAGTTTGATTGTTTTCAATGCTAGGAGAGTTTTATAAGAAGTAAGGTTGGAAAGGTAAGTGCTATTTTTTATATTCATAATTATAATAGAGTTGCTTTATGGCCTTCTTGACTGGGAGTCAATGGTTCCGCTCGATTCCTAGGGATGTGGTTTACAACCCTACTACTCCAGGAAAGTGGTTTGAGTGCTACAAACACGCCTATCGAGTTTGGAAATGAAAATAAGTAGAGACGCTCAAAATGAGCGTCTCTTTGATTCAGTAATGATTTTATTACTCAAATATTTCGGGGAAAATGGGTTTTAGGTCAAGCGAGTCTCCTGTTTCCTTTTGCCATGCTACAAATTCTTTCCCAAGTTTTTTCAATAGCTTTTCGTTCCCCGTTTGGGTTATCAAGTTGGTCGTTTCCCAAGGGTCTTCTGTTACATTATAAAGCTCGGCTGCTTTTCCGTCGGGGTACATGATTAGCTTGTGGTCATTGAGGATAATCCCTCGCTGGTCGGTGAACATGGCTAGGTAGATAGAGGCGTAAGGACTTTTGTTGGTTTTCTGTTTAATGAGAGGAGAGAGGGATTTGAAGTCGATATAGTCTGGCTTTTCGGCCCCAACTAAGTCTAGCAGCGTGGGGTAGATGTCTTGCAGGTACACTCGTTGGGGGAGTTTTATATCCGAAGGGATACCGGGTCCACAAACAATTAATGGAGCGGTAGCGCTCACATTGTAAAGGCATACTTTGCCAGCCACGCCATTTTCGCCAAAGCTTATGCCATGGTCAGACATAAACACGATAATCGAGTTCTCGTATTTTCCCGATTTTTTCAACGCTGCTATGATATCCCCAACTCGTTCGTCCATATGGGTGACCATGGCATTGTTTTGTTGGTAGCGCTCCTTCATGCTCTTGGCCCTGATGGGGTCAGAAGTGTAGTTATATTTTATGTGCGGGTGTAACGGCTCGCCATCTTTCACGCTAGGTGGAAGTTTGATTTTTGAGGTAGGGTACATGTCGTAGTATTTCTGCTCGGTTTGGCGAGGGACATGCGGTGCATTGAAAGCAACGTAGAGGAAAAAAGGATTGTCTTCTTTGGCAGCTTGATTAATGAACTCTACAGCCTCATCGCCTACCACATCCGTGAGGTGTCCTTCCTCGGTATAATAGGTTTTCAATTGCCCAGGAAGGATATGACCTACATGGTCGAACGTATCTTGTGGTCTTTTGCCCAAGGCATGCCATTTTCCTGTAAAGTACGTGGTGTAGCCTTCTGCGCTTAGCCGCTCAGTAAGTGATGCTCCGGGCACTTTTTTAGCAGTGATTTTAGAGGCTTTCCAGATAGTAGTTCCGTTAAAAAGCATAGTTCGGCTGGGGATACATACCGCTGGCGACCAGCAGCCCATGTTGTGGGCACTAGTAAAATAAACGCCTTCTTTGGCAAGTTTATCAATGTTGGGTGTGTGCATTTCTCCAAAACCAAATGCCCCAACAGCAACGTTGCTTTGGTCGTCAGATTCGATAAGGATGATGTTGGGTTGGGCAAATGCGTATGTCGAAATTACAAGCAAAATGGTAGTTAAAATGTGTCTTTTCACTTCTGTAAGTATTTGTGAGAGTTAAGAGCATGTTTAAAATTTAGTGTTCATGCGAAAATGCAGACTGCGGTGGCGGATCGCTTTATGGTTCTCGCAACAGAAGAAAACTTTTGAATAGTAGTGCTACCGAGTATTGGCCCAGTGAAAAAAAATATTTTGAACCGGGCAGATGCTTCTGTGAGGTACATGAAGTATGCATTTGCAGCGAAATAGATAAAATTCAAATATGCTCTGAAAATGATTACACACAAATGTAACTAGATGGATTGATTTCTAGCAACCGTAGTTATGCAAAGGATTTCCCTTATTTGCTCAAAAACAACAAAGCCTTCCCCAGAAGGGAAGGCTTTTGCCTATTGTTAAACCTATTATTTATCTATCGATACTTATGCTGTTACGCCTGAGTTAGGTGCGCCAGCCAAGATTTCTTCGTTAGCATAATCTGCGTATTTCTCGAAGTTCTTGTTGAACATCTCTGCTAGTTTAGTAGCAGTTTTTTCGTAAGCAGCTTTGTCAGCCCAAGTGTTCTTAGGAATTAATACTTCTGAAGGAACACCGTCACATGAAGTAGGAACGTTTACTCCGAAGATTGGGTCGGTAGCGTACTCTACATTGTCAAGTTTGTTTTCGAGAGCGGCAGTGATCATACCCCTAGTGTATTTCAAGCTCATTCTCTCTCCAACTCCGTAAGATCCACCAGACCATCCAGTGTTGATCAACCAAACATTCACGTCAGTTTTCTTCATGTTTTCACCAAGAATCTCTGCATATTTTGTTGGGTGGATAGGCAAGAATGCTGCACCGAAACATGCTGAGAATGTTGGTTGTGGCTCAGTGATACCCATTTCAGTACCAGCAACTTTAGAAGTAAAGCCAGAGATGAAGTGGAACATAGCCTGACCTGGAGTCAATTTAGAGATCGGAGGCAATACACCGAATGCATCACAAGTCAAGAAGAAGATGTTCTTAGGCTTAGGCCCTACTGAAGGAATCCTTGCGTTTGCTATGTGGTGGATTGGGTAAGATACCCTAGTATTTTCAGTAACTGAATTGTCAGTGAAGTCTACAGTTCTTGTTGTGTTACCTTCAGTGAAACGAGTGTTTTCAAGGATAGCACCAAACTTAACGGCATCCCAAATTTGTGGCTCTTTTTCCTTAGAAAGGTCGATAACTTTAGCGTAGCAACCACCTTCAAAGTTGAATACTCCGTCTTCAGTCCAAGCGTGCTCGTCATCACCAATCAAATCCCTGTTAGGATCGGCAGAAAGTGTAGTTTTACCAGTACCTGACAATCCGAAGAAGATAGCAGTGTCGTCGTTTTTGCCAACGTTAGCTGAGCAGTGCATAGAAAGGATACCTTTTTCTTGTGGTAGAACATAGTTCAACACTGAGAAGATACCTTTTTTCATCTCACCAGCATAACCAGTACCACCAATGATGATTTGCTTTTTAGTAAAGCTAACCAAAGCGAAGTTGCTAGAACGGATACCGAAACGTTTAGGATCAACTGTGAACTCAGGAGCATCAATTACTGTCCACTCTGGCTCGAAGTTCTCTAGTTCTTCTTTAGAAGGTCTGATGAACATGTTGTCGATGAACAAATTTTGCCAAGCGTAAGTGTTTACGAAACGTACAGGAAGCGTATATTTTGGATCAGCACCTGCAAAACCGTCTCTTGCATATAAGTCTTTATCGTACAAGTAAGTGATCATCTCTTTGTAGATCTCATCAAATACTGAAGGCTCTATTGGTTGGTTAATGTTACCCCACCATACAGTATCAGCAGTTTTTTCATCCTTCACTACATACTTGTCTTTTGGTGCACGACCTGTGAAAATAGATGTATCTACCATCACTGCGCCTGAGTCTGCTATTACACCTTCATCATTTTTGATGATCTCTTCGTACAATTGAGATGGCTCTAAGTTCCACTTCACGTTTGCGGATTTGATACCAAGAGAATAAAGATTTGTTTTCTTAGAACGAATACCGATTTGTTGCATTTTTCGATGGGTTTTGGTTATTAATATTATTTCTATAAAATTTTAATTCGTTTTTGAGAGGTTTTGCTTCCCCTTTGTTTTTTATTACAATGCAAGTTTACTCGGATAGCCAAATTTTCGAAATGACTTAAATCATAGTTTAAATATGATTTATTCAAAAGGACGTTTTTTAGGGCTTTTTGCTTTAGTTTTTACACTAAAATCATTTTTGATTTAGCTGGCCTTGTAGTGTGTAAATAATTGATATGTAATGAATTAAAACTTTGTAGGCTTTGCTTTAAAAAAATACCTGCCGAAAAAAATAAAAAATAACTCAACCTATTTTAAAAAAAAATACTACAGATTGGATAAGCTGTTCCCAATAGAGAGCTCGCTTTTAGGCAATCGGCTACCCGCATCTTCCATATCTTTGTTCAAAAGAATCCTGTTTTTCAAGTGTCTCACCAAATCTATAGGAGTTACCATGCCCACAAGCTTTCCTTTATCTACTATAGGTAAGCAGTGGAATTGATTCTTTTCGAAAAGCAAGGCGGCATCCAGCACCGTGTGCTTGGAGGTAAGCGTCCTTACTACATGAGTCATTATTTCTTCGGCGGTAATAGACCCATAAATTTCTTCGTTCACCTGCTGGTCTTCTTCAGGTTTCAAGTTTGCACCGTAGGTCACGCGCAAAAAATCAGATTGGCTAATGATACCGACCATCCTGCCTTGATTAATGACGGGAAGGTGGCGGAAATGGTAGAGATCGAATGTTTCTTTGATCACAGAGAGCTTGTCTTTGGGCTCTACGGTGAAAATCTGGGTCATCATTACTTTGGATATAGGGACGTTGAGTTTCATAAGCTTGTTACTTTTTGGTAGATTTTAGGGGGTATAATCTGCTAAAAGTTACGATATTAAAATATGATCTTCATCATAGAAAGGCAAAAATATAAAAACTTCTTTTTCAGTTAATTGCCTATTAAAAGACCTTTCGTGCTTAAGAATGTTCTTTATAAATACCCAAAGCGAACCATTTTCTAGTGATCGATTTCTTATTTTTGCCCCAGAAGTTGTTTTTTGAATAAAAAATTCAAAACAGCTTCACAGTTTTTTCACCCCAATAAAAAATTGACCAAATCATGCAGGAGGAAAGATATAGGCAAAGAGGCGTTTCGGCTGATAAAGAAGATATTCACAAGGCAATCAAAAACTTGGACAAAGGGCTTTTCCCAAAGGCTTTTTGCAAGATAGTGCCCGATTTGCTGGGCAACGATCCTGAGCAATGCGTGATTATGCATGCCGACGGTGCAGGCACAAAATCTTCCCTCGCTTATATGTACTGGAAAGAAACAGGCGATATTTCAGTGTGGGAAGGAATTGCCCAAGATGCCATCATCATGAACGTAGATGATCTGCTTTGCGTAGGCGCAACCGATAATATGTTGCTTTCTTCTACCATTGGTAGGAACAAGAACCTAGTGCCCGGCGAGGTGATTTCGGCAATTATCAACGGAACGGAAGCAGTGCTGGAAAACCTGCGCGACCATGGGGTGAACATCCACAGCACGGGAGGGGAAACTGCCGATGTTGGGGATTTGGTTCGGACAATCATAGTAGATAATACCATCACTGCCCGCATGAAACGCAGCGAGGTGGTGAACAATGCAAATATAAAAGCAGGCGATGTGATCGTGGGCTTGGCTTCCTTTGGGCAAGCTACGTACGAAAGTGCCTACAATGGCGGTATGGGCAGCAATGGGCTCACCTCAGCTCGTCACGATGTGTTTGGCAAGTACCTTGCGGAAAAATACCCTGAAAGCTTCGATCCGGGCGTTCCCTCTGACTTGGTATATTCGGGTTCAAAAAAACTGACCGACAGCGTAGAAGGTAGCCCTTTGGATGCTGGTCAGTTGGTGCTTTCTCCCACGCGAACTTATGCGCCCGTTATTAAGAAAATATTGGACGGTTACCGCAACGAGGTGCACGGTATGGTGCATTGCAGCGGCGGAGCGCAGACCAAAATCCTTCACTTTGTAGAGGGGCTACATATTATTAAAGACAACCTGTTCGATTGCCCTCCACTTTTCAAGCTCATCCAAGAAGAGAGTAAAACGGATTGGAAGGAAATGTACAAAGTCTTCAACATGGGGCATAGGATGGAAATCTACCTCGATGAAAAATATGCCCAAGACATCATCGATATCTCCACCTCTTTCGGCATAGAAGCACAAATAGTAGGCAGGGTAGAAGCTGCCGACCAGAAAAAGGCAACTATCCGAAGCCAGTTTGGTGAGTTTATTTATGGCTAGGAAATTATAAATATAAAACAGTAAAGGGCATCCATGATCATGGATGCCCTTTACTTGTTTACTTTGTTGTCAGATAATCAGAGCACGTTTTTAGTAACAATCCATCCTGAGTTGGTTTCTATTTTGGTAATAGCTGAGAGACTTCTGGTTAATGATTAAGCAGATTTTCTCCAAATGTGCGATTACCTCTTTCTGCATCGCTATGGAGCCACAGATCATGATAACACCCTTTTCCCGAAGCGTTTGAGCTATCCATTGGCTATCTCTGGAAATCAACTCTTGCACATAGGTTTTACTCGTGCCCAGTCTAGAATAAGCAGGGATAAAATTGGTCAGACGATTGTCGTTTAAGGCAGTTTCAATGTAGTTCTTGTACAGTTCAAAAGATTGCTGGTTTCTTGCGCCCCAGTATAGGTGAGTTTCTACTTGCCTGTTATTTTTGTCCAACATGCCCAAGAAAGGAGCTATGCCAGTTCCCGTACCTATCATCACAACTCTTTTTGCCTTTTTGGGGAAATAGAATTCTTGATTTTTGACAATATTAGCTTCTAGTGTTTCACCAAAGTTCAACTCGTTTAGGTAGTTGGAACACAACCCTTTTTCATGTCTTTTTATACTAAGCAGTACTTGGTTATTTTGGAGGACAGCCATAGAATAAAGGCGTTCATATGCATTAGGAGCTGGGTATATAGCCAGCAGGTCACCTGACTGAAATCTTTGTTTTTGACTGGATTCTACTTGTAAAAGAAAGGTTTCATCTGGGTTTTCAGCAGCCTGCGTTTTTTTGACTACTTTAAACAGTTGCTTTTCCTTCTTTTTTACCTCCACAGGGTTGTTTGCAGGAAGCTCAAGTGAAAGTTCCAGTTCTTCGCTCCATTGTTTTACCCATTGGCGGTACGATTCCCAAGAACGATTATTGATGGTATGTGTTTCGAGTAGCCTATGGCTGTTTGCATCTTTTTGGAGGAAATGGTCTATGTCAAAAGCAAACTTGCAGAACTCGATATAAGCCAAAGAGCCAAACCCAACAACAGAAAAAGAGTAGGCAGTTTTAGGTCTGGTTTCCCTAAATATCTGCAAGAATTTACGGGCGTTTTCAGGAGCTTCCCCTTGTCCGTAGGTAGAGGTGATCACCACAAGGTGTTCCATCTGTTTAAATCGTGTATACCTATTGAGTTCGGTAATAAAGGCTTTTTTCTCGGCTTTTAGGAGTTGCTCGTGGAGCTGGATAGCATACGGTAACGTACTGCCCGTTTCCGAGCCTACCAATATAATATAGTCGCACTCGTCTTTACCGAATGTGTTTTTAAGTTTGTAATTTCGCCTTTTGAGTGTAAGAGAAAAGCCCGAATAAATGAAAAATAGGGTGCTAAAGGATGATAAACCAAGTATAATAGACCATCCTATGCTACCTCTGCCTGTATGTAGGGAAATACTTAGGTCGGAAAGAACTTTAACGAGGGGGGAATTTATTTCGCTCAATACCTCTCCTGTGTATTGGTCGACCAATAGTTCTTTTGTCTTCAGCTGGAGGGTGAAATAATCTTCCTCATCTGGTGAAAAAGGAAATTCCAACGAGCGGATATCAGACAATTGGGTGTTTTTGAAAATAGGAAAATCCTCTAGGTTGATTTTAGGAGAATCTGAACGGTTTCCAAAGTCGATGTTATGAGAAATCTTTCCTTCGGGTATAATAGCAAAGCGTTGGAGGGATAAATATGTACCAGTGATGGAAATAATGATGATAGGGATGAGCACCAAGCGACCTAGGTATACATGGTAATATTGGAAAAAGTTATCCTTCACTATCTTTGAAAGGAAATGCTTTATTCCCTGTTGCCTTTTCAGGATAAGAATAGCACCCGTAATGGTAATGAGGAAAAGTAGAAAAGAGGTCAACCCTATGAAAAAACGTCCGATTGCCTTGAGAAATAAGGAGCGGTGTAAGTTTGTGGCAAACTCAAATAGAGACGATTTTTTTATTAAATCACCCTCTTTCTCCCCCGTAAAAGGGTTGATATAAAAGTTGCCCATATTCCCTTTTTGGTCTATTGCCGATAGGGCTACAAAGCCGTTGGCACCCACTTCTAGGCTAAATATTTCGTCATACGAATTTTTTAATTGTGGTATTGTTTCTGAAAGGCTCAGTTCGGAAGCTCCATCTACATCATATTTTTCTAGTTTGTTGGAAATAGGTTCAACAGCTAGGATGACACCTGTTATGGAAGCGATCGATATAAATATGAAAGAAGATACAGCCAAGAGCAAATGGCTGTATCTCCAAATTGAGATAATCATAAATCTGTTGATGGCTATTTAATTAGGCATAATACGGACGTAGCGTATATAGCCTTTCCCTTCATATTTTTTGCTTACATTTTCAGAAGTAAGTGGGAATTCCACATCGTCTACATAATACTCCTGACTTTCTACAGCGGTTTCGATGCGAAGTTTATAACCCGTATTTAATTTTTCTTTATCTATCTCAAATACAAAAACTGCTCGCTCTCCGCCAGTAAGGGAAGCCCCACTTATGCCATCTATCTGTATAGAAGATTTTTCAAAAAAGATCCACCACTCTGCGAGGTCGTGGTACCATTTTTCGTCTTTTCCAAACACATAA
It encodes:
- a CDS encoding sulfatase-like hydrolase/transferase, which gives rise to MKRHILTTILLVISTYAFAQPNIILIESDDQSNVAVGAFGFGEMHTPNIDKLAKEGVYFTSAHNMGCWSPAVCIPSRTMLFNGTTIWKASKITAKKVPGASLTERLSAEGYTTYFTGKWHALGKRPQDTFDHVGHILPGQLKTYYTEEGHLTDVVGDEAVEFINQAAKEDNPFFLYVAFNAPHVPRQTEQKYYDMYPTSKIKLPPSVKDGEPLHPHIKYNYTSDPIRAKSMKERYQQNNAMVTHMDERVGDIIAALKKSGKYENSIIVFMSDHGISFGENGVAGKVCLYNVSATAPLIVCGPGIPSDIKLPQRVYLQDIYPTLLDLVGAEKPDYIDFKSLSPLIKQKTNKSPYASIYLAMFTDQRGIILNDHKLIMYPDGKAAELYNVTEDPWETTNLITQTGNEKLLKKLGKEFVAWQKETGDSLDLKPIFPEIFE
- the pckA gene encoding phosphoenolpyruvate carboxykinase (ATP) gives rise to the protein MQQIGIRSKKTNLYSLGIKSANVKWNLEPSQLYEEIIKNDEGVIADSGAVMVDTSIFTGRAPKDKYVVKDEKTADTVWWGNINQPIEPSVFDEIYKEMITYLYDKDLYARDGFAGADPKYTLPVRFVNTYAWQNLFIDNMFIRPSKEELENFEPEWTVIDAPEFTVDPKRFGIRSSNFALVSFTKKQIIIGGTGYAGEMKKGIFSVLNYVLPQEKGILSMHCSANVGKNDDTAIFFGLSGTGKTTLSADPNRDLIGDDEHAWTEDGVFNFEGGCYAKVIDLSKEKEPQIWDAVKFGAILENTRFTEGNTTRTVDFTDNSVTENTRVSYPIHHIANARIPSVGPKPKNIFFLTCDAFGVLPPISKLTPGQAMFHFISGFTSKVAGTEMGITEPQPTFSACFGAAFLPIHPTKYAEILGENMKKTDVNVWLINTGWSGGSYGVGERMSLKYTRGMITAALENKLDNVEYATDPIFGVNVPTSCDGVPSEVLIPKNTWADKAAYEKTATKLAEMFNKNFEKYADYANEEILAGAPNSGVTA
- a CDS encoding CBS domain-containing protein, whose product is MKLNVPISKVMMTQIFTVEPKDKLSVIKETFDLYHFRHLPVINQGRMVGIISQSDFLRVTYGANLKPEEDQQVNEEIYGSITAEEIMTHVVRTLTSKHTVLDAALLFEKNQFHCLPIVDKGKLVGMVTPIDLVRHLKNRILLNKDMEDAGSRLPKSELSIGNSLSNL
- a CDS encoding AIR synthase-related protein; translated protein: MQEERYRQRGVSADKEDIHKAIKNLDKGLFPKAFCKIVPDLLGNDPEQCVIMHADGAGTKSSLAYMYWKETGDISVWEGIAQDAIIMNVDDLLCVGATDNMLLSSTIGRNKNLVPGEVISAIINGTEAVLENLRDHGVNIHSTGGETADVGDLVRTIIVDNTITARMKRSEVVNNANIKAGDVIVGLASFGQATYESAYNGGMGSNGLTSARHDVFGKYLAEKYPESFDPGVPSDLVYSGSKKLTDSVEGSPLDAGQLVLSPTRTYAPVIKKILDGYRNEVHGMVHCSGGAQTKILHFVEGLHIIKDNLFDCPPLFKLIQEESKTDWKEMYKVFNMGHRMEIYLDEKYAQDIIDISTSFGIEAQIVGRVEAADQKKATIRSQFGEFIYG
- a CDS encoding PepSY domain-containing protein; protein product: MIISIWRYSHLLLAVSSFIFISIASITGVILAVEPISNKLEKYDVDGASELSLSETIPQLKNSYDEIFSLEVGANGFVALSAIDQKGNMGNFYINPFTGEKEGDLIKKSSLFEFATNLHRSLFLKAIGRFFIGLTSFLLFLITITGAILILKRQQGIKHFLSKIVKDNFFQYYHVYLGRLVLIPIIIISITGTYLSLQRFAIIPEGKISHNIDFGNRSDSPKINLEDFPIFKNTQLSDIRSLEFPFSPDEEDYFTLQLKTKELLVDQYTGEVLSEINSPLVKVLSDLSISLHTGRGSIGWSIILGLSSFSTLFFIYSGFSLTLKRRNYKLKNTFGKDECDYIILVGSETGSTLPYAIQLHEQLLKAEKKAFITELNRYTRFKQMEHLVVITSTYGQGEAPENARKFLQIFRETRPKTAYSFSVVGFGSLAYIEFCKFAFDIDHFLQKDANSHRLLETHTINNRSWESYRQWVKQWSEELELSLELPANNPVEVKKKEKQLFKVVKKTQAAENPDETFLLQVESSQKQRFQSGDLLAIYPAPNAYERLYSMAVLQNNQVLLSIKRHEKGLCSNYLNELNFGETLEANIVKNQEFYFPKKAKRVVMIGTGTGIAPFLGMLDKNNRQVETHLYWGARNQQSFELYKNYIETALNDNRLTNFIPAYSRLGTSKTYVQELISRDSQWIAQTLREKGVIMICGSIAMQKEVIAHLEKICLIINQKSLSYYQNRNQLRMDCY
- a CDS encoding DUF2271 domain-containing protein, translated to MKVIKLGLIFCLVPIIGSWAIKPATDSNSYKCLLQLTNYTGEGAYIVTSLINPEGEYEKTLYVFGKDEKWYHDLAEWWIFFEKSSIQIDGISGASLTGGERAVFVFEIDKEKLNTGYKLRIETAVESQEYYVDDVEFPLTSENVSKKYEGKGYIRYVRIMPN